A portion of the Gadus macrocephalus chromosome 10, ASM3116895v1 genome contains these proteins:
- the tcirg1b gene encoding T cell immune regulator 1, ATPase H+ transporting V0 subunit a3b has translation MGSMFRSEEVCLVQLFLQSGSAYNCVSELGELGLVEFRDLNPNVNAFQRKFVGEVRRCEELEKTFNYLEQEINRSRSPHMRGPLPPPCPMPSAPQPRELSTIEEDSERLARELKEVSRNRDSLQAQLVQLCQYQGVLTQTHSLTASQGPIQVLETTGLFDNRQDVHLSFVAGVVHPWKVPSFERLLWRACRGYIIVDFREMEGKLEHPDTGEMVQWTVFLISYWGEQIGQKVKKICDCFRTQTFAYPESTSEREDILRGLQGSINDIKVVLTQTETFLQQLLVRAVALLPQWRVAVQKCKAVEMVLNLCSPSVTDKCLIAEAWCPVTKLPELQSALREGGRKSGSGVDSFYNRLPCSKPPPTLFPVNSFTSGFQNIVEAYGVANYREVNPALFTIITFPFLFAVMFGDMGHGLLMALLALYLILEEKDPKFNNSSNEIFRMMFGGRYLILLMGLFSIYTGAIYNECFSRGVSPFSSGWHVEPMFKINRWNASVLAGTPILAMDPVVPGVFTNPYPFGIDPVWGMANNKLTFLNSYKMKMSVIMGVIHMTFGVCLSSFNYVNRGQISNIFLVLIPELLFMLCLFGYLVFMVIFKWIIFTPDQSKSAPSILIHFIDMFLFTENAGNQPLYHGQTIVQKVLVVLALCSVPVLLFGKPTFEYITHKIRLRGVSGERRPLVENGSINASQGEEEEEEEEEETFDAADVYMHQAIHTIEYCLGCISNTASYLRLWALSLAHSQLSEVLWTMVMRNGVKWQGYTGSVALFVVFAFFALLTVAILLVMEGLSAFLHALRLHWVEFQNKFYGGSGYKLCPFCFTSLINASVPI, from the exons ACTACCTGGAGCAGGAGATCAACCGGTCCCGGTCCCCTCACATGCGGGggcccctcccgcccccctgcCCGATGCCCTCGGCCCCCCAGCCCCGGGAGCTGAGCACTATCGAGGAGGACAGCGAGCGCCTGGCCAGAGAGCTCAAAGAG GTGTCCCGGAACAGGGACAGCCTGCAGGCCCAGCTGGTCCAGCTCTGCCAGTACCAGGGGGTCCTGACCCAGACCCACTCCCTCACTGCCTCCCAG GGACCAATCCAGGTGCTGGAGACCACAGGTCTGTTTGACAACCGTCAGGATGTCCACCTGAG CTTCGTGGCGGGGGTAGTTCACCCGTGGAAGGTGCCCTCCTTCGAGCGGCTGCTGTGGAGGGCGTGCCGCGGCTACATCATCGTGGACTTCCGGGAGATGGAGGGCAAGCTGGAGCACCCTGACACG GGCGAGATGGTACAGTGGACCGTGTTCCTCATCTCCTATTGGGGGGAGCAGATTGGCCAGAAGGTCAAGAAGATCTGTGACTG CTTCCGCACGCAGACCTTTGCGTACCCTGAGAGCACGTCGGAGCGCGAGGACATTCTCAGGGGTCTCCAGGGCAGCATCAACGACATCAAAGTG GTGCTCACCCAGACGGAGACCttcctgcagcagctgctggtgCGCGCGGTGGCCTTGCTGCCCCAGTGGCGGGTGGCCGTGCAGAAGTGCAAGGCGGTGGAGATGGTGCTGAACCTCTGCAGCCCCTCGGTCACCGACAAGTGCCTGATCGCCGAAGCCTGGTGCCCTGTCACCAAGCTGCCCGAACTGCAGAGCGCCctccgggagggaggg CGCAAGAGTGGCAGTGGGGTGGACTCCTTCTACAACCGCCTGCCCTGCTCCAAGCCTCCGCCCACCCTCTTCCCCGTCAACTCCTTCACCTCCGGCTTCCAGAACATCGTGGAGGCCTACGGGGTGGCCAACTACCGGGAGGTCAACCCAG ctcTCTTCACCATCATCACCTTCCCCTTCCTGTTCGCGGTGATGTTCGGGGACATGGGCCACGGGCTGCTCATGGCGCTGCTGGCCCTCTACCTGATCCTGGAGGAGAAGGACCCCAAGTTCAACAACAGCAGTAATGAG ATCTTCCGGATGATGTTCGGGGGTCGGTATCTGATCCTGCTGATGGGGCTCTTCTCCATCTACACAGGCGCTATCTACAACGAGTGCTTCAGCCGGGGGGTCAGCCCGTTCAGCTCGGGATGGCACGTGGAGCCCATGTTCAAGATCAACAGATGGAA TGCCTCTGTGTTGGCGGGGACCCCAATCCTCGCCATGGATCCCGTGGTTCCTGGGGTCTTCACAAACCCGTACCCCTTTGGAATAGACCCG GTCTGGGGCATGGCCAACAACAAGCTGACGTTCCTCAACTCCTACAAGATGAAGATGTCGGTCATCATGGGAGTCATCCACATGACTTTCGGAGTCTGCCTGTCCTCGTTCAACTACGT GAACCGGGGCCAGATCAGCAACATCTTCCTGGTGCTCATCCCGGAGCTGTTGTTCATGCTGTGTCTGTTCGGCTACCTGGTCTTCATGGTGATCTTCAAGTGGATCATCTTCACGCCGGATCAGTCGAAGAGTGCCCCCAGCATTCTCATCCACTTCATCGACATGTTCCTGTTCACCGAGAACGCGGGCAACCAGCCCCTCTACCacggacag ACAATTGTCCAGAAGGTCCTGGTGGTCCTGGCACTGTGCTCGGTGCCCGTGTTGCTGTTCGGGAAGCCCACGTTCGAGTACATCACACACAAGATAAGACTCCGCGGCGTG AGTGGGGAGAGGCGTCCCCTGGTGGAGAACGGCTCCATCAACGCCAgccagggagaggaagaggaagaggaggaagaggaagag ACATTTGATGCTGCAGATGTGTACATGCATCAGGCCATACACACCATAGAGTACTGCCTGGGCTGCATCTCCAACACGGCCTCCTACCTCCGACTCTGGGCGCTCAGCCTGGCGCACTCAC AGCTGTCGGAGGTGCTGTGGACGATGGTGATGCGGAATGGCGTGAAGTGGCAGGGCTACACGGGCTCGGTGGCCCTGTTCGTCGTGTTCGCCTTCTTCGCCCTTCTGACGGTCGCCATCCTCCTGGTCATGGAGGGCCTGTCCGCCTTCCTGCACGCACTCCGTCTGCACTG GGTGGAGTTCCAGAACAAATTCTACGGCGGGAGTGGTTACAAGCTCTGCCCCTTCTGCTTCACCTCTCTGATCAATGCCTCAGTGCCCATCTGA
- the mrpl18 gene encoding 39S ribosomal protein L18, mitochondrial, whose amino-acid sequence MAVLGDISRSVRLLLGQMHRCRTTTAGSKSLLLARGFGQAAPQSKPVVDDNEAVNPTFVNRNPRNLEQMALAMKDRGWGTTWPHREFYHRLVFTRSQHHVTAEVLACDSPTPVLSCSTKEWAVKRELASTRCVAACQAVGEVLAERCHRAGIKRMVYRAIPWQFRSDAIQSFRTALKDGGLVLSEPRRQYIAPRVKAPSGPM is encoded by the exons ATGGCGGTTCTGGGCGACATAAGTCGAAGTGTTCGACTGCTGTTAGGTCAAATGCATCGCTGCAGGACGACTACTGCTGGGAGCAAATCTCTACTGTTGG CTCGGGGATTCGGCCAGGCAGCCCCGCAGTCCAAGCCGGTGGTCGATGACAACGAGGCGGTCAATCCGACGTTTGTCAACAGGAACCCCCGCAACCTCGAGCAGATGGCCCTGGCAATGAAAGACAGGGGATGGGGTACGACCTGGCCCCATAGAGAGTTCTACCACAG gTTAGTGTTCACCCGCTCCCAGCACCATGTGACGGCTGAGGTGTTGGCCTGCGACTCCCCCACCCCGGTGCTCTCCTGCTCCACCAAGGAGTGGGCGGTGAAGCGGGAGCTGGCCTCCACCCGCTGCGTCGCGGCCTGCCAGGCCGTGGGCGAGGTCCTGGCCGAGAGGTGCCACCGGGCGGGCATCAAGCGCATGGTGTACCGGGCCATCCCCTGGCAGTTCCGCTCAGACGCT ATCCAGTCCTTTAGGACGGCGCTGAAGGACGGAGGACTGGTCCTCAGTGAGCCCAGGAGGCAGTACATCGCACCCAGAGTCAAGGCCCCGTCAGGCCCCATGTGA
- the si:ch211-203d1.3 gene encoding protein phosphatase Slingshot homolog 3 → MYLMTTYTQTYIGLPQWKMLCVVILLPCLVVQLVIFVCVFVFQKDESIPRRGNLQKRESFAWVKGVVLLLEEGEREGSNEGLSPDRSPSPKPEGGPPPDTRHRHLQAMVSLLRPEDTVKLAVQLESSSPVRVRYLIVISTCSNKHESVLLGMDFPKADSDECTIGLVLPVWSDTQVYLDGDGGFSVTTAEETRIFKPVSIQTMWSVLQALHGCCERAVKGAVIPGCGLDWAAHYQRYVESDRYCLNEWEAMNDLQSMRKESEGQGFSQRSSIEAQIKDHLRDIMRTEDLDNLTSKMVRTGLETRMNMDMMAYREYIDNEMMVTFAQMDKPSRIFDYLYLGSEWNAANFEELQKNNVGYILNVTREIDNFFPEAFTYMNIRVYDVEATDLLPHWTDTYQFINTARKSGQAVLVHCKMGVSRSASTVIAYAMKQQRWPVDEAQAYVRECRPITRPNDGFARQLQTYNGILNASQQRHSALWRRKSRDQRNLSLHKEDEPEAERDSQGDEGEEDFEEEDTDEDEEEEEEEIPDIVGIDKVFEDQPATNQEPSLMEAPAPAAATPNPNPNPNPTITVQDSDKTVLNRSGRMNLFSLMQSISELDDDKLPSSPRRSPMQRRRSQARKGLTHQRACVDVSPEPRSKSEKRIQDADGKSM, encoded by the exons ATGTATCTCatgaccacatacacacaaacctacatTGGACTGCCACAATGGAAAATGCTTTGTGTTGTCATACTATTGCCTTGTTTAGTTGTGCAGTTggtaatatttgtgtgtgtttttgtttttcaaaaggATGAAAGCATCCCTAGGAGAGGAAATCTACAGAAAAG GGAGAGCTTCGCATGGGTCAAGGGGGTTGTCCTTCTgctggaagagggagagagggaggggtccaATGAGGGTCTCTCGCCCGATCGCAGCCCCTCTCCCAAGCCGGAGGGGGGGCCGCCGCCAGACACGCGCCACAGACACCTCCAGGCCATGGTCTCGCTGCTCAGACCCGAGGACACCGTCAAACTG GCGGTCCAGCTGGAGTCTTCAAGTCCGGTACGGGTCCGCTACCTGATAGTGATCTCCACCTGTAGTAACAAACATGAGAGCGTCCTGCTGGGAATGGACTTCCCCAAGGCAGacag TGACGAGTGCACCATCGGGTTGGTGCTGCCGGTGTGGAGCGACACCCAGGTTTACCTGGACGGAGACGG CGGATTCAGTGTGACCACGGCAGAGGAGACCAGAATCTTCAAGCCTGTGTCTATCCAGACCATGTG gtcgGTCCTTCAGGCCCTGCACGGCTGCTGTGAGCGGGCGGTGAAGGGAGCGGTGATCCCCGGCTGCGGGCTGGACTGGGCCGCCCACTACCAGCGCTACGTGGAGTCGGACCGCTACTGCCTCAACGAGTGGGAGGCCATGAACGACCTGCAGTCGATGCGCAAGGAGAGCGAAGGACAGGG GTTCTCCCAGCGCTCCTCCATCGAGGCCCAGATCAAGGACCACCTCCGGGACATCATGAGGACAGAGGACCTGGACAACCTGACCTCCAAGATG GTTCGGACCGGTCTGGAGACCAGGATGAACATGGACATGATGGCCTACAGGGAGTACATCGACAATGAGATGATGGTCACCTTCGCCCAGATGGACAAACCCTCCCGGATCTTTGACTACCTTTACCTG GGCTCAGAGTGGAATGCTGCCAACTTTGAGGAGCTGCAGAAAAACAA TGTGGGCTACATCCTCAACGTGACTCGGGAGATCGACAACTTCTTCCCCGAGGCGTTCACCTACATGAACATCAGGGTGTACGATGTGGAGGCCACCGACCTGCTACCCCACTGGACCGACACCTACCAGTTCATCAACACCGCCAG GAAGAGCGGGCAGGCGGTGCTTGTGCACTGTAAGATGGGCGTGTCCCGCTCAGCGTCCACAGTCATCGCCTACGCCATGAAGCAGCAGCGCTGGCCCGTGGACGAGGCGCAGGCCTACGTACGGGAGTGCCGGCCCATCACCAGGCCCAACGACGGCTTCGCCCGGCAGCTGCAGACCTACAACGGCATCCTGAACGCCAG CCAGCAGCGCCACAGCGCCCTCTGGCGGCGGAAGTCGAGAGATCAGAGAAATTTGTCACTTCACAAGGAGGACGAACCAGAAGCCGAAAGGGATAGCCAAGGGGACGAGGGAGAGGAGGATTTTGAAGAGGAAGATACTGATGAggacgaagaagaagaggaggaggagatacctGATATTGTTGGCATTGACAAA gtatttgAGGACCAGCCTGCAACCAATCAGGAGCCTTCGCTAATGGAagccccagccccagcagcTGCCACTCCCAATCCCAATCCCAATCCCAATCCTACGATCACAGTGCAGGACAGTGACAAG ACGGTCCTGAACCGAAGCGGGAGGATGAACCTCTTCTCTCTGATGCAGTCCATCAGCGAGCTGGACGACGACAAG tTACCCAGCAGCCCGCGGCGATCTCCGATGCAacggaggcggagccaggcgcGGAAGGGCCTGACTCACCAGAGAGCCTGTGTGGACGTTTCCCCCGAGCCCCGCAGCAAATCAGAGAAGAGGATACAGGATGCGGATGGGAAAAGCATGTGA
- the LOC132465713 gene encoding glyoxylate reductase/hydroxypyruvate reductase-like yields the protein MQAVQKLMKVFITRRIPPEGAKLLSQAGVYEVAQWDSDEPVPRAELLKGVEGAHGILCLLSDKIDAELLDAAGPNLKVISTLSVGFDHMAMDEIKKRGIRVGYTPDVLTDATAELTVALLLAAARRLPEGVEEVKNGGWSSWKPLWLCGYGLSGSTVGVVGLGRIGLAIA from the exons ATGCAAGCTGTGCAGAAACTCATGAAGGTCTTCATAACACGACGCATTCCCCCAGAAGGGGCGAAGCTACTGTCCCAGGCCGGAGT ATATGAGGTGGCCCAATGGGACTCCGATGAACCAGTGCCCAGGGCAGAGCTTCTGAAGGGGGTGGAAGGAGCTCACGGAATTCTGTGTTTACTCTCAGACAAGATCGATGCAGAGCTCCTGGATGCTGCAG GGCCCAACCTGAAGGTGATCAGCACCCTCTCTGTGGGCTTCGACCACATGGCCATGGACGAGATAAAGAAGCG CGGGATACGCGTCGGATACACACCGGACGTCCTGACGGACGCCACCGCGGAGCTCaccgtggcgctgctgctggcGGCCGCCAGAAGGCTCCCGGAGGGCGTGGAGGAAGTCAAGAA TGGTGGCTGGAGCTCCTGGAAGCCTCTGTGGCTGTGCGGCTACGGTCTGTCTGGCAGCACCGTGGGGGTCGTCGGACTGGGACGCATAG GCTTGGCGATCGCCTAA
- the LOC132465722 gene encoding zinc finger and BTB domain-containing protein 5-like: protein MDFPGHFKLIFQQLNHQRIHGQLCDCLVLVGGQSFHAHRSILAACSSHFRALLSSTEGDAAGGTKMQHGDGPCVMELDQEVVTPEAFSTLLEMIYTSTLTPGSSNVMDVLLAASHLHLNTVVKACKLHLSKRDFPKSPPTGWRAVQQQNEALLSPPTGDLSEATSMQLGSDSPQRLQFSLSNCFTDTWLSNSGAGMEVSPSGGTLDPHGEMNGGFSREQTTAPPAGHKRTSPLNEDSPSGRKRTLLGKDRGEPGEEECPAAAALLPESRGEEEPQEEKYEAAKWESEKTELPSQSDGDARGVEGGDGSSEAVLKVLVGEEKQEEREEENMVLVEVKRENLSTSSPDPAPERSPYPDAEGHDGLPDLALSDEGTAAEGDHRGDPHADTQPHPGAGEAAACEEPILGGGLDSLSELAFSCFLNPGSEGVMGALEVEESLVSLTPASTIAEASGVAGEPCEPPDTIHPSPSSSSSSLVFPVTTVPLQQLLSTQTPGFSDTLLLQPSQSSLGGFLGSVRPALGLQPAVSPTPSGGRTRGGGGFTTASPGLRRIAPKAPAAGSETDPDPCSSSGSGDRPALTRASEEVLSKCRKAAAEDHVVLVEGEKKYACSICLKTFMNLTDCKKHIRVHTGEKPYPCPKCGKRFSQSSHLYKHSKNTCLHWTGKQLGQLADSLL, encoded by the coding sequence ATGGACTTCCCTGGGCACTTCAAGCTCATCTTTCAGCAGTTGAACCACCAGCGCATTCATGGGCAGCTTTGCGACTGCTTGGTATTGGTTGGGGGACAGAGCTTCCACGCACACCGATCCATTCTGGCGGCCTGCAGCTCTCACTTCAGGGCTCTTCTGAGCTCAACAGAGGGCGACGCGGCTGGAGGGACTAAAATGCAACACGGGGACGGTCCCTGTGTGATGGAGCTTGATCAGGAAGTGGTGACCCCCGAGGCCTTCTCCACCCTGCTAGAGATGATTTATACCTCCACCCTTACGCCGGGCTCCTCTAACGTGATGGATGTGCTGCTGGCCGCCTCCCACCTGCACTTGAACACCGTGGTGAAAGCCTGCAAGCTACACCTGTCCAAGCGAGACTTCCCAAAGTCGCCCCCTACAGGTTGGAGGGCCGTACAGCAGCAGAATGAGGCACTACTGTCCCCTCCGACAGGGGACCTATCTGAGGCCACATCTATGCAGCTTGGGTCAGATTCACCGCAGCGTCTCCAATTCAGCCTGAGCAACTGTTTCACGGATACTTGGCTAAGCAACAGCGGAGCCGGAATGGAGGTGAGTCCGTCCGGTGGTACTCTTGATCCCCACGGGGAGATGAACGGTGGTTTCAGCCGGGAACAGACCACAGCGCCGCCCGCAGGCCACAAACGCACATCGCCCCTGAACGAGGACAGCCCGagcgggaggaagaggacgctGTTGGGGAAGGACCGCGGGGAGCCCGGAGAGGAGGAgtgccccgccgccgccgcgctgctaccagagagcagaggggaggaggagccacaGGAGGAGAAATACGAGGCCGCAAAGTGGGAGTCGGAAAAGACGGAGCTGCCGAGCCAGTCGGACGGCGACgccaggggggtggaggggggagacgggagcTCCGAAGCCGTGCTCAAAGTCCTGGTGGGAGAGGAGAAACAGGAGGAGCGCGAGGAGGAGAACATGGTGCTCGTCGAGGTGAAGAGGGAGAACCTGAGCACCTCGTCTCCGGACCCCGCACCCGAGCGCTCCCCGTACCCAGACGCAGAGGGCCACGACGGCCTTCCAGACCTTGCGTTGAGCGACGAGGGAACGGCTGCAGAAGGTGATCACCGCGGTGATCCTCACGCAGACACGCAGCCGCACCCGGGGGCGGGCGAGGCGGCGGCCTGCGAGGAGCCCATCCTGGGGGGAGGACTGGACAGCCTGTCGGAGCTGGCCTTCTCCTGCTTCCTCAACCCCGGCAGCGAGGGTGTCATGGGGgctctggaggtggaggagagcctGGTCAGCCTCACCCCTGCCTCCACCATCGCAGAGGCTTCTGGGGTCGCTGGAGAGCCATGTGAGCCGCCTGACACGATCCacccatctccctcctcctcctcctcctctctggtcttCCCGGTCACCACGGTGCCCCTGCAGCAGCTCCTCTCCACGCAGACCCCTGGCTTCAGcgacaccctcctcctccagcccagCCAGAGCTCTCTGGGGGGATTCTTGGGGAGTGTGAGGCCAGCTCTGGGTCTCCAGCCCGCCGTCTCGCCCACCCCCAGCGGCGGGAGaaccagaggaggtggaggcttcACGACGGCGTCGCCCGGGCTCCGACGCATCGCCCCCAAAGCCCCGGCGGCGGGTTCGGAGACAGACCCGGACCCTTGCTCCTCCTCGGGGTCGGGGGACCGTCCTGCGCTCACCAGGGCTTCGGAGGAGGTGCTCTCCAAGTGCAGGAAGGCGgcggccgaggaccacgtggtgctggtggagggggagaagaagtACGCCTGCAGCATCTGCCTCAAGACCTTCATGAACCTGACGGACTGCAAGAAGCACATCCGCgtccacaccggggagaagccctacccCTGCCCCAAGTGTGGCAAGCGCTTCAGCCAGTCCTCGCACCTCTACAAACACTCCAAGAACACGTGCTTACACTGGACCGGCAAACAGCTCGGCCAATTGGCTGACAGCCTACTGTGA
- the tomm5 gene encoding mitochondrial import receptor subunit TOM5 homolog — MFKLEGLGPKLDPEEMKKKMREDVFTSVRNFILYIALLRATPYVLKKLDSI; from the exons ATGTTTAAACTGGAAGGACTAGGTCCCAAGCTGGACCCGGAGGaaatgaagaagaagatgagggaGGATGTCTTCACGTCCGTGCGCAACTTCATTCTGTACATCGCTCTCCTCCGAGCCA CTCCATATGTACTGAAGAAGCTGGACAGCATATGA